One Streptomyces sp. B21-105 genomic region harbors:
- a CDS encoding TauD/TfdA family dioxygenase, whose product MSEQRTPLPGRLEAGPARDAVSWIGEHGALIRESVATHGAVLVRGLPIGDRAAAVAAVRAVIGEGLAEREGFAPRDAYGPGVYSSSHWPADQPMCMHHELSYAATAPRLLALACVTAPASGGVTALADARAVLRDLPADLVERFERHGWRLTRSYNPLVGTAWQDAFGTKDRAEVERYCEAGGLEVLWRGDDELITTQSRAAVVAHPDSGERCWFNQIAFLNEWTMEPEVREFLTQEFGPEGLPFNTFLGDGTPLDRATVDLINKVYERHTVREPWQRGDVLVVDNVRTAHSREPYRGEREIVVGLGEPFRP is encoded by the coding sequence ATGTCCGAACAGCGCACGCCCCTCCCGGGCCGTCTGGAGGCCGGCCCCGCCCGCGACGCCGTGTCCTGGATCGGCGAGCACGGCGCCCTGATCCGGGAGTCGGTGGCCACGCACGGTGCCGTCCTCGTCCGCGGCCTGCCGATCGGTGACCGCGCCGCGGCCGTCGCCGCCGTACGCGCGGTCATCGGCGAGGGCCTGGCGGAGCGGGAGGGGTTCGCCCCGCGCGACGCGTACGGCCCCGGCGTGTACTCGTCCTCGCACTGGCCCGCCGACCAGCCCATGTGCATGCACCACGAGCTGAGTTACGCGGCCACCGCACCCCGGCTGCTGGCCTTGGCCTGCGTCACTGCGCCCGCGTCCGGAGGCGTCACCGCCCTCGCCGACGCGCGGGCCGTGCTGCGCGATCTGCCGGCGGATCTCGTCGAGCGCTTCGAGCGGCACGGCTGGCGGCTGACGCGCAGCTACAACCCGCTCGTCGGCACCGCCTGGCAGGACGCATTCGGCACCAAGGACCGCGCGGAGGTGGAGCGGTACTGCGAGGCGGGCGGCCTGGAGGTGCTCTGGCGGGGGGACGACGAGCTGATCACCACCCAGTCCCGGGCGGCCGTGGTGGCGCACCCGGACTCCGGCGAGCGCTGCTGGTTCAACCAGATCGCGTTCCTCAACGAATGGACGATGGAGCCCGAGGTGCGGGAGTTCCTCACCCAGGAGTTCGGCCCCGAGGGCCTGCCGTTCAACACCTTCCTCGGCGACGGCACCCCTCTCGACCGGGCCACCGTCGACCTGATCAACAAGGTCTACGAGCGGCACACGGTGCGCGAGCCGTGGCAGCGTGGTGACGTCCTGGTCGTCGACAACGTCCGTACGGCGCACAGCCGCGAGCCCTACCGGGGTGAGCGGGAGATCGTCGTGGGCCTGGGCGAACCGTTCCGCCCCTGA